The following proteins are encoded in a genomic region of Takifugu rubripes chromosome 9, fTakRub1.2, whole genome shotgun sequence:
- the sema3d gene encoding semaphorin-3D — MKTGDFASHSRVRTLRCMSASNYGGKGKRIKVPSPPGAPLVGLMLLVALPFGAGFKQSVPRVKLDHRELLQAGSVSLFLGPADGLHSHSLLLDEEKGRLLLGTRDHIYLLDPDDLSRTPRKIHWPAPWDRVETCKLAGKNAKLECANFVRVLHNYNRTHVYACGTGAFHPTCAFVEITGRREDGAFRLLSSTLESGRLKCPFDPLQPFTSMLADQYLYAGTSSDFLGKDTTFTRSLGPPPDQNYIRTDISEDYWINEAKFIAALPIADTYNPDDDKIYFFFREVSWEGNDKSVLSRVARVCKNDVGGLRSLTNKWTTFLKARLVCSIPGPDGVDTHFDELQDIFLLPTRDDKNPVVYAVFTTSSSIFRGSAVCVYSMADIRAVFNGPYAHKEGPDHRWVEYEGRIPYPRPGTCPSKTYDSKIKTTKDFPDEVLSFIRFHPLMYHSVYPMTRRPVFTRVRVDYTLTQIVVDRVLAEDGQYEVMFLGTDAGSVLKVVSITQENWSTEEIVLEELQVFQVPTPILSMVMSSKKQQLYVGSSEGLAQVSPSRCHLYGQACAECCLARDPYCAWDGQTCSRYIPASKRRARRQDIKHGDPASQCWDTEDGPMKGSVEERLLFGVQSNSTFLECIPKSQQAKIQWNIQRPGSERKEEVQLDDRVVHTDRGLLIRSLNASDAGVYICVAQEHTHFTRSLVRVTLQLVSNGQLDARPRAAEDLTGERRHGVESRQHYKDYLRAMSSPFSSLEEYCDSLWLEKRPSRGRGRGLGGGKWKYIQEMKKSRNRRHHREKRGDQSKQDGVLRTTEQEGATV, encoded by the exons ATGAAGACAGGGGACTTTGCAAGTCACAGCAGAGTCCGGACTCTGCGTTGCATGTCTGCAAGTAATTATGGTGGCAAAGGGAAGAGGATTAAAGTGCCATCCCCTCCAGGGGCACCATTAGTGGGGCTGATGCTGTTGGTCGCCCTACCTTTTGGTGCAGGCTTCAAACAAAGTGTCCCCAGAGTCAAACTCGACCACAGAG AGTTACTGCAGGCTGGCAGCGTGTCTCTGTTTTTGGGCCCTGCTGACGGCCTCCACTCCCActcgctgctgctggatgaggaAAAAGGTCGACTACTGTTGGGAACCAGGGACCACATCTACCTGCTTGACCCCGACGATCTTTCCAGGACCCCCAGGAAG ATTCACTGGCCTGCGCCCTGGGACCGAGTAGAAACGTGCAAAttggcaggaaaaaatgcaaaA CTGGAGTGTGCGAACTTCGTCAGGGTCCTCCATAATTACAACCGCACGCACGTCTACGCCTGCGGGACGGGGGCCTTCCACCCGACCTGCGCTTTTGTTGAAATCACCGGTCGCAGAGAG GACGGAGCCTTCAGGCTGCTGTCCTCCACGCTGGAGTCCGGCAGGCTCAAATGTCCCTTCGATCCTCTGCAACCGTTTACGTCCATGCTGGCGG ATCAGTACCTCTATGCCGGCACGTCATCCGACTTCCTGGGCAAAGACACCACATTCACGCGCTCCCTGGGGCCTCCCCCTGACCAGAACTACATCCGCACCGACATCTCTGAAGATTATTGGATCAATG AGGCCAAGTTTATAGCAGCTCTCCCCATTGCAGACACCTACAATCCAGATGATGATAAAATCTACTTTTTCTTCCGCGAGGTTTCCTGGGAAGGCAACGACAAGAGCGTGCTGTCCAGAGTGGCCCGCGTGTGCAAG AATGATGTGGGTGGGCTGAGGAGTCTGACCAATAAGTGGACCACCTTTCTCAAAGCCAGACTCGTGTGTTCCATCCCGGGACCGGACGGCGTGGACACACACTTCGATGAGCTCC AGGACATTTTTCTGCTCCCGACCAGAGACGACAAAAACCCAGTCGTCTACGCAGTCTTCACCACGTCCAG ctCAATCTTCCGTGGTTCGGCAGTGTGCGTGTACAGCATGGCGGACATCAGGGCTGTTTTTAACGGACCGTACGCTCACAAGGAGGGACCGGACCACCGATGGGTAGAATACGAGGGGAGGATACCGTATCCTCGTCCTGGAACG tgTCCCAGCAAGACCTATGATTCAAAGATCAAGACCACCAAAGACTTCCCAGATGAGGTGCTCAGTTTCATTCGCTTCCACCCTCTTATGTACCATTCTGTCTACCCTATGACCCGCCGGCCAGTGTTCACACGTGTCCGAGTGGACTACACCCTGACTCAGATCGTGGTGGACAGGGTTTTGGCTGAGGATGGACAGTATGAAGTTATGTTTTTGGGAACAG ATGCTGGCTCGGTTCTGAAGGTGGTGAGCATCACTCAGGAGAACTGGTCAACTGAGGAAATCGTGCTTGAAGAACTTCAAGTTTTCCAG GTTCCCACTCCCATCCTCAGCATGGTCATGTCTTCTAAAAAG caacagttATACGTGGGATCGAGCGAGGGTTTGGCCCAGGTTTCGCCCAGCAGATGTCACCTGTATGGCCAAGCCTGCGCTGAATGCTGCCTGGCCCGTGACCCCTACTGCGCCTGGGATGGACAAACATGCTCACGATACATCCCAGCATCCAAGag GCGAGCGAGGAGACAGGACATCAAACACGGCGACCCTGCCAGTCAGTGCTGGGACACAGAAGACG GTCCTATGAAGGGTTCGGTAGAGGAGAGACTTCTGTTTGGGGTCCAGAGCAACTCCACATTCCTGGAGTGTATCCCCAAATCCCAGCAGGCCAAGATCCAGTGGAACATTCAGAGGCCTGGATCTGAACGCAAGGAGGAG GTCCAGCTGGACGATCGTGTCGTGCACACCGACCGAGGCCTCCTGATTCGCTCCCTCAACGCATCCGACGCTGGCGTTTATATCTGCGTGGCGCAAGAGCACACGCACTTCACCCGCTCTCTTGTCCGGGTCACGCTGCAGCTCGTCTCAAACGGACAGCTGGACGCAAGGCCCAGAGCTGCCGAGGACCTCACGGGGGAGCGCCGCCACGGCGTCGAGTCCCGCCAGCACTACAAGGACTACCTGAGAGCCATGAGCTCGCCGTTCAGCTCTCTGGAGGAGTACTGCGACTCGCTGTGGCTGGAGAAGAGGCCGTCGAGGGGCCGGGGGCGAGGGCTGGGAGGCGGGAAATGGAAATACattcaggaaatgaaaaagagtCGGAACAGGAGGCACCACAGAGAAAAGCGGGGGGACCAATCAAAACAAGACGGCGTGCTGAGGACAACCGAGCAGGAAGGGGCGACGGTGTGA